In Herpetosiphon gulosus, a genomic segment contains:
- the cas10 gene encoding type III-B CRISPR-associated protein Cas10/Cmr2: MNRSLLLIALGPVQEFIEQARRTRDVWFGSWVLSHLSKKVAQTLPREGLIFPTGESLPSPELERIDPTRERISYSNQILVIVPDARAAITQAYGAFKQEIKLFVNKLDDLLQKDPDRIYKNYPDVDQREQIDLQLFDLFEFQYAHVDLPDDQHYAQQRKKLYQLYTARKNTRSFGSIRWDQSLPRPEREAKLPPAVRRSTKRSNKSSLDGWHTMVTSGDKSGENLSAVDLLKRKLNPHNIDPSYPEGLNGFPSTSHMAALAFAQSMQDSDSTKITQKWAEYIDTLEELDPRFTEFEQLPLRFRNQQLFFGTYDGSLIYESRLGDDIPIPNKESTSEQKSKYDSNLIDARKALRHFLGAKTPIPYYAIIAADGDKMGDLIDSITDVQTHRNLSKAVTDFAQAAAQILEEKYQAAVIYAGGDDVLALLPLHTVLRATKEISDLFVEYMQTLAEQQGVSTPTLSVGVAIVHHLEALQDSIQLARKAEKLAKKPRNALAIILSKRNGSDKTIVGQWNTTFYHHLNDLVKLHCQQTIPDGFIFEFDELLKRFDFGLINEPAELQQTLKIIEHEWQRILKRKQTQHAGKASFLAAEMINLLQSIIGYCASHASNSAKPDQYLRDFIAMNLVARELAMVQALFEKAQSQGVTQ; the protein is encoded by the coding sequence ATGAATCGATCGTTGTTGTTGATCGCCCTAGGGCCAGTTCAGGAATTTATTGAGCAGGCTCGGCGCACCCGCGATGTCTGGTTTGGTTCGTGGGTGCTCAGTCATCTTTCTAAAAAGGTCGCCCAAACCCTGCCACGCGAAGGCTTGATCTTTCCAACTGGCGAAAGCTTGCCCTCACCTGAACTCGAAAGGATTGATCCAACGCGCGAACGAATCAGTTATAGCAACCAAATTTTGGTGATCGTGCCCGATGCCCGAGCGGCAATTACCCAAGCTTATGGGGCTTTTAAGCAAGAAATTAAGCTATTCGTTAATAAACTTGATGATTTACTGCAAAAAGATCCCGATAGAATCTACAAAAATTACCCTGATGTGGACCAACGTGAGCAAATTGATTTACAGTTGTTTGATTTATTTGAGTTTCAGTATGCACACGTCGATCTTCCTGATGATCAACACTATGCGCAACAACGCAAAAAACTCTACCAATTATATACAGCGCGTAAAAATACTCGTAGTTTTGGTTCGATTAGGTGGGATCAGTCGCTTCCACGCCCTGAGCGTGAGGCTAAGTTACCACCAGCAGTACGCAGATCGACAAAACGTTCAAATAAATCATCGCTTGATGGCTGGCACACGATGGTAACCAGCGGCGATAAATCAGGTGAGAATCTCTCAGCCGTTGATTTGCTTAAACGCAAATTAAACCCTCATAATATTGACCCATCCTATCCCGAAGGGCTTAATGGCTTTCCAAGCACTTCGCATATGGCTGCGCTGGCATTTGCCCAAAGCATGCAGGATTCAGATTCTACAAAAATTACCCAAAAATGGGCAGAGTATATCGACACATTAGAAGAGCTTGATCCACGATTTACCGAATTTGAGCAGCTCCCACTGCGATTTCGTAATCAACAATTATTTTTCGGAACGTATGATGGCTCATTAATCTATGAATCACGTTTAGGCGATGATATTCCGATCCCAAATAAAGAATCTACTTCAGAACAAAAGTCCAAATATGATTCAAATCTTATAGATGCTCGGAAGGCTCTGCGGCATTTCTTAGGTGCAAAGACTCCTATTCCTTATTATGCGATTATTGCTGCCGATGGCGATAAAATGGGCGATTTAATCGATTCAATTACTGATGTACAAACCCATCGTAATTTATCCAAAGCTGTTACAGATTTTGCCCAAGCAGCAGCTCAGATTTTAGAGGAAAAATATCAAGCAGCAGTTATTTATGCTGGTGGCGATGATGTGTTAGCGCTCTTGCCATTGCATACAGTTTTACGCGCAACCAAGGAAATTAGCGATCTCTTTGTCGAATATATGCAAACACTAGCAGAGCAACAGGGTGTTAGCACGCCAACCCTCTCGGTTGGTGTGGCAATTGTGCATCATCTTGAAGCCTTGCAAGATTCTATTCAATTAGCTCGCAAGGCCGAGAAGTTAGCCAAAAAGCCGCGTAATGCCTTGGCAATTATTCTCAGCAAACGTAATGGCTCCGATAAAACAATTGTTGGTCAGTGGAATACAACATTTTATCACCATTTAAATGATTTAGTTAAGCTGCATTGCCAACAAACAATTCCCGATGGCTTTATTTTTGAGTTTGATGAATTGCTCAAACGCTTTGACTTTGGGTTGATCAACGAGCCAGCGGAACTTCAACAAACGCTCAAGATTATCGAACATGAATGGCAGCGCATATTAAAACGTAAACAAACGCAGCATGCTGGCAAAGCTAGCTTTTTGGCCGCTGAGATGATTAATCTGCTCCAAAGTATTATTGGCTATTGTGCGAGTCATGCCTCAAATTCTGCCAAACCAGACCAATATCTACGCGATTTTATCGCCATGAATCTGGTAGCGCGGGAGTTAGCTATGGTTCAAGCTTTATTTGAAAAGGCTCAGAGCCAAGGAGTAACCCAATAA